A stretch of the Vicinamibacteria bacterium genome encodes the following:
- a CDS encoding ABC transporter permease, whose protein sequence is MLRRLRLAVARVSSLLERGRFESDLDDELRFHLEMETEKNLKLGMRFEEARACAVRSFGGVVRVKDEVRSLRGYDRLDALWQDLRYGARALLQSPGFAGAVVLTLGLGIGANTAIFSVVYGIIVKPLPYGAGGRLVALDRRAPGLKLDSLPFSVREIDELREKSNTLASIAEYHTMPFILLGAGEPERVQTGVVSASYFEVLSVTPLLGRGFVPADESPGAEPVLLLTHDYWRERHASDPEVVGRLFEMNDRVHRVVGVLPPLPRYPDENDVFMPISACPFRSNENFVADRMDRMMSVLARMKSNVTLAEVRRDLAAIAAEQRRANPLAYPDSRGHAIEARLLKDELTLRARPTFLLLLATAGFVLLIACANVANIHLSRLLRRKAELDLRSAIGASRGRIVCQLLAESTMLSLAGGALGVVLAWLGLDLLVGFASRLSPRASEIGLDGNVLSFALALSFATGAASGVLPALAIRPPRQDRSSTTVHRARTLRAILVVAELALSLTLLVGAGLMLRSLASLERVDAGYRPQRVLGMLLDLDWSRYDRDRIRDFHRSLLDRVSEHAGVVSVAVGRTVPLDSTGEPATTLVNVEGCRHDRGGVEPMVDVHSVSEGYFETIGAPLVLGRGFSRDDDNTAPLVAILNLTAARRLWPGEDPLGRRVSGPDGLWHTVVGVVGDIRHYDLDTDPSSSVYVPIAQAPLRVANLVVRAKTDPRPLVEELKGIVHSLDPGQAVSHIQTLEEARHQDLTPPKLMSSLLALFAALALLIAAFGLSGTLMLEVSARTHELGVRLALGASPLRIQVMVLREGIVLAVAGLSLGLGSSLISMRRLQEFLFEVEPHDPLTLATVSILMLGVAAIASSWAARRATAIDPLTALRAD, encoded by the coding sequence GTGCTCCGCAGGCTGCGCCTCGCCGTCGCCCGCGTCTCTTCGCTTCTCGAGCGTGGGCGTTTCGAAAGCGATCTCGACGACGAGCTCCGTTTCCATCTCGAGATGGAAACGGAGAAGAACCTGAAGCTCGGAATGCGCTTCGAGGAGGCGCGGGCCTGCGCCGTTCGCTCGTTCGGTGGAGTGGTTCGAGTCAAAGACGAGGTCAGGTCCTTGCGCGGCTACGATCGCCTCGACGCGCTCTGGCAGGACCTCCGCTACGGAGCGCGTGCTCTCCTACAAAGCCCGGGCTTTGCCGGAGCGGTGGTTCTGACGCTCGGGCTCGGAATCGGCGCGAACACAGCCATCTTCAGCGTGGTCTACGGGATCATCGTCAAGCCGCTCCCCTATGGCGCTGGGGGCCGGCTGGTCGCGCTCGACCGGCGAGCCCCCGGTCTGAAGCTCGATTCGCTACCGTTCTCCGTTCGTGAGATCGACGAGCTCCGGGAAAAGTCCAACACGCTCGCGTCCATCGCCGAGTACCATACGATGCCGTTCATCCTCCTGGGAGCGGGCGAGCCCGAGCGCGTACAGACCGGGGTCGTGTCGGCGAGCTACTTCGAGGTCCTCTCGGTGACTCCCTTGCTCGGGCGCGGCTTCGTTCCCGCCGACGAATCTCCCGGCGCCGAGCCAGTCCTGCTGCTCACTCACGATTACTGGCGCGAGCGGCACGCATCGGACCCCGAGGTGGTCGGGCGCCTGTTCGAGATGAACGACCGAGTGCATCGGGTCGTCGGCGTTCTGCCTCCCCTTCCGCGATATCCGGACGAGAACGACGTCTTCATGCCGATCTCCGCCTGCCCTTTTCGATCCAACGAGAATTTTGTCGCGGATCGAATGGACCGCATGATGAGTGTCCTCGCAAGAATGAAATCGAACGTGACGCTCGCGGAGGTTCGACGCGACCTCGCCGCGATCGCCGCGGAACAGCGACGGGCGAATCCTCTCGCCTACCCGGATTCTCGGGGACACGCGATCGAGGCAAGGCTTCTGAAAGACGAGCTGACGCTACGAGCGAGGCCGACGTTTCTCCTGCTTCTCGCAACCGCGGGCTTCGTTCTGCTCATCGCCTGCGCCAACGTGGCGAACATCCACCTCTCACGCCTTTTGAGGAGAAAAGCCGAGCTCGACCTGCGCTCGGCAATCGGGGCGAGCCGGGGACGGATCGTCTGCCAGCTGTTGGCGGAGAGCACGATGCTGTCTCTCGCCGGAGGTGCGCTCGGCGTCGTTCTCGCCTGGCTCGGCCTGGATCTCCTCGTGGGTTTCGCCTCTCGTCTCAGCCCGCGAGCTTCCGAGATCGGGCTCGATGGTAACGTCCTGTCGTTCGCGCTCGCGCTTTCTTTCGCTACCGGGGCTGCATCGGGCGTGTTGCCTGCTCTCGCGATCCGACCCCCGCGGCAGGACCGATCGAGCACGACCGTCCATCGAGCACGGACCCTGCGTGCCATTCTCGTGGTAGCCGAGCTTGCGCTGTCGCTCACTCTGCTCGTCGGCGCGGGCTTGATGCTGCGAAGCCTGGCCAGCCTCGAACGCGTGGACGCCGGCTATCGTCCCCAGAGAGTTCTGGGGATGCTGCTCGACCTGGACTGGTCTCGCTATGACCGCGACCGCATCCGTGATTTCCACCGCAGCCTGCTCGACCGAGTCAGCGAGCACGCCGGTGTCGTCAGCGTCGCGGTCGGTCGAACGGTCCCTCTCGATTCGACCGGTGAACCCGCGACCACGCTCGTCAACGTAGAAGGATGCCGGCACGATCGAGGCGGAGTCGAGCCGATGGTGGACGTCCACTCCGTGAGTGAGGGCTACTTCGAGACCATCGGCGCTCCCCTGGTCCTGGGACGAGGCTTCTCGCGTGACGACGACAACACCGCCCCTCTGGTCGCGATCCTGAACCTGACCGCGGCGCGCCGCCTGTGGCCCGGCGAAGATCCCCTCGGTCGCCGAGTTTCCGGGCCAGACGGCCTCTGGCACACTGTCGTCGGTGTGGTGGGCGACATCCGGCACTACGATCTCGACACCGACCCTTCGTCCTCCGTCTACGTGCCGATCGCGCAAGCTCCCCTACGCGTCGCGAATCTCGTCGTACGTGCGAAGACCGATCCGAGACCCCTCGTCGAGGAGCTCAAAGGCATCGTTCACAGTTTGGATCCGGGTCAAGCGGTCTCACACATTCAGACCCTCGAGGAAGCTCGCCACCAGGACCTGACGCCACCGAAGCTCATGAGCAGCCTCCTTGCGCTCTTCGCCGCGCTCGCGCTCCTCATCGCCGCTTTCGGGCTTTCTGGAACACTCATGCTCGAGGTCTCTGCCCGAACCCACGAGCTGGGCGTACGCCTCGCTCTCGGCGCTTCCCCCCTCCGAATCCAGGTCATGGTGCTGCGCGAGGGAATCGTGCTGGCCGTCGCCGGACTTTCCTTGGGCCTGGGATCGTCGCTCATCTCAATGCGTCGGCTGCAGGAGTTCCTCTTCGAGGTCGAGCCCCACGATCCCCTCACCCTCGCCACGGTGTCGATCTTGATGCTGGGGGTTGCCGCCATCGCGTCGTCGTGGGCCGCCCGGCGCGCCACGGCCATCGATCCTCTCACGGCGCTCCGCGCCGACTAG
- the efp gene encoding elongation factor P, which produces MATTYGTNQFRSGLKITLDGDPCVIIESEFVKPGKGQAFTRVRYRNFKTGRVLERTFKSGETVEGADVVETSMQYLYNDGEHWHFMDPSTYEQYQADSSSVGDAAKWLKEEAECAVTLHNNSIIQVTPPMFVELEVVETEPGIRGDTAGTGAKSATLETGAVVRVPLFIDVGEKLKLDTRTGAYVGRAKE; this is translated from the coding sequence ATGGCAACGACGTACGGCACCAATCAATTCCGATCCGGGCTCAAGATTACGCTGGACGGCGACCCCTGCGTGATCATCGAATCGGAGTTCGTGAAGCCCGGCAAGGGGCAGGCCTTCACTCGGGTAAGGTACCGGAACTTCAAGACTGGGCGGGTTCTCGAGAGGACTTTCAAGTCGGGCGAGACCGTCGAAGGCGCCGACGTCGTCGAGACGAGCATGCAGTACCTCTACAACGACGGCGAGCACTGGCACTTCATGGACCCGAGTACCTATGAGCAGTATCAAGCGGACTCGTCATCGGTGGGCGATGCGGCGAAGTGGCTGAAGGAAGAGGCCGAGTGCGCGGTTACGCTCCATAACAACAGCATCATCCAGGTGACTCCTCCGATGTTCGTGGAGCTCGAAGTCGTGGAGACCGAGCCGGGGATTCGGGGCGACACCGCCGGCACCGGCGCGAAATCGGCGACGCTCGAAACCGGTGCCGTGGTTCGGGTTCCTCTCTTCATCGACGTCGGCGAGAAGCTCAAGCTCGACACGCGCACCGGGGCGTACGTGGGCCGTGCCAAGGAGTGA
- a CDS encoding PadR family transcriptional regulator: MPNERTDLLQGTLDMLILKTLSLEPQHGWGISQRIQQISRDVLQVYQGSLYPALHRLELAGWITSEWGASDNNRRAKFYKLTAAGRRQLKEERQNWERLSDAITRILQTS; this comes from the coding sequence ATGCCTAACGAGAGAACCGATCTGCTCCAGGGAACGCTCGACATGCTGATCCTCAAAACCCTCTCACTCGAGCCCCAGCACGGGTGGGGAATCTCCCAGAGGATTCAACAGATATCCCGTGACGTCTTGCAGGTGTACCAGGGCTCCCTCTATCCCGCGCTCCATCGTCTCGAGCTCGCGGGGTGGATCACGTCGGAGTGGGGCGCTTCGGACAACAACCGCCGTGCGAAGTTCTACAAGCTGACCGCAGCCGGCCGCCGCCAGCTCAAAGAGGAACGACAGAACTGGGAGCGGCTTTCCGACGCCATCACCCGCATCCTGCAAACGAGCTGA
- the epmA gene encoding EF-P lysine aminoacylase EpmA, whose protein sequence is MSDWKPEACLAALRLRARLLARIRDFFADRGILEVETPLLGRITTLEPHVESLRVPIEGETLYLQTSPEHAMKRLVAAGSGPIYQIGKAFRSGESGARHHREFTLVEWYRPGLDTSSLMDEVSGFVEHVLGCRPAERESYAAIFARHLGVDPHSASPAVLERTYWDLGLPSIDASGLDRADWLDLLMAEAIEPKIGGEVPLLIFDYPVELAANARVRGGRQPVADRFELYFRGLELANGYGELTDAIEQRHRFVANRRRREELGRHLPPIDDLLLQAMEAGFPECSGVALGFDRLVMIAASARTIADVLSFREV, encoded by the coding sequence GTGAGCGACTGGAAGCCCGAGGCTTGCCTGGCCGCTCTCCGACTGCGAGCGCGCCTTTTGGCTCGGATTCGCGATTTCTTCGCTGACCGAGGCATCCTGGAGGTCGAAACCCCGCTTCTCGGGCGTATCACGACGCTCGAGCCGCACGTCGAGAGTCTGCGGGTTCCGATCGAGGGCGAGACGCTCTACCTCCAGACCTCTCCGGAGCACGCGATGAAGCGTCTCGTCGCCGCGGGCTCGGGGCCCATCTATCAAATCGGCAAGGCCTTTCGAAGCGGCGAGTCCGGGGCGCGGCACCATCGAGAGTTCACCCTGGTCGAATGGTACCGGCCGGGTCTCGACACCTCCAGTCTCATGGACGAGGTCTCCGGTTTTGTCGAGCACGTGCTGGGATGCCGGCCCGCCGAGCGTGAGTCCTATGCGGCGATCTTCGCGCGGCATCTGGGCGTCGATCCCCATAGTGCTTCGCCGGCGGTTCTCGAGAGAACCTATTGGGATCTCGGTCTTCCCTCCATTGACGCGTCGGGGCTCGATCGAGCTGACTGGCTCGACCTCTTGATGGCCGAAGCCATTGAGCCCAAGATTGGCGGCGAGGTCCCCTTACTCATCTTCGACTACCCCGTCGAGCTCGCGGCAAACGCGCGCGTCCGCGGCGGCAGGCAGCCGGTTGCCGACCGCTTCGAGCTGTATTTCCGCGGTCTGGAGCTCGCGAACGGTTACGGGGAGCTGACCGACGCCATCGAGCAACGGCATCGTTTCGTCGCCAACCGGAGGCGTCGAGAGGAGCTCGGCCGTCACCTGCCCCCGATCGACGACCTCCTTCTCCAGGCAATGGAGGCGGGTTTTCCCGAATGCTCCGGCGTCGCGCTCGGCTTCGACCGCCTGGTCATGATCGCCGCGAGCGCCAGAACCATCGCTGACGTCCTCAGTTTTAGAGAGGTGTGA
- a CDS encoding class I SAM-dependent methyltransferase: MIDELLRRSIKRREKLLARLGDATDCYRLMHGIAEGHPGLAIDRYGPILLLQTWREGLGSHEIESLRRVAERALSVPLVPVWNHRNKSRREPFSAYHSPEVPVEPTACELGLRYDVRPRHRGLDPLLFLDGRAARRLLLREAHGKTVLNLFAYTCALGLVAASAGATETWNVDFSRSALRVGERNAILNRLGESSMRVINEDVFPIVRQLAGMPVRARRGRPRDFVRVEPRVFDIVVLDPPRWSKGRFGAVDVVRDYPGLFKPAVLATRPGGRVLATNHAPGVDLSDWRRVVLRTAEKCGRPVRDLEIIEPEEDFPSFDGAPPLKMAWIEV; encoded by the coding sequence CTCCTCGCCCGTCTGGGCGATGCCACCGATTGCTACCGACTGATGCACGGGATCGCCGAAGGCCACCCCGGTCTCGCGATCGATCGCTATGGGCCCATTCTGCTCCTGCAGACGTGGCGCGAGGGTCTCGGGTCTCACGAGATCGAGAGCCTTCGTCGCGTGGCGGAACGCGCGCTGTCCGTGCCTCTCGTGCCGGTTTGGAACCACCGCAACAAGAGTCGACGCGAGCCGTTTTCTGCCTACCACTCCCCCGAGGTTCCCGTTGAGCCGACGGCGTGCGAGCTCGGGCTTCGGTACGACGTGCGACCCCGCCATCGGGGATTGGATCCCTTGCTGTTTCTCGATGGCCGGGCCGCTCGTCGTTTGCTGCTGCGAGAAGCGCATGGCAAGACCGTGTTGAACCTGTTCGCCTACACCTGTGCTCTGGGCCTCGTGGCCGCGTCGGCGGGAGCAACGGAAACCTGGAACGTGGACTTCTCACGATCGGCGCTTCGCGTCGGCGAGAGAAACGCGATTTTGAACCGCTTGGGCGAGAGCTCCATGCGGGTCATCAACGAGGACGTCTTCCCGATCGTCCGCCAGCTGGCGGGAATGCCGGTGCGAGCGAGACGCGGGAGACCACGGGATTTCGTGCGAGTCGAGCCCCGGGTGTTCGACATCGTCGTACTCGATCCGCCGCGGTGGTCGAAAGGCCGGTTCGGGGCCGTGGACGTCGTCCGCGATTACCCGGGCTTATTCAAACCGGCCGTGCTCGCGACGCGACCGGGCGGTCGCGTCCTCGCGACCAATCACGCCCCCGGCGTTGACCTTTCCGACTGGCGTCGCGTTGTCCTGCGTACGGCGGAAAAATGCGGGCGGCCCGTTCGCGATCTCGAGATCATCGAGCCCGAAGAGGACTTCCCCTCGTTCGATGGCGCGCCCCCTCTCAAGATGGCCTGGATCGAGGTCTGA